The region ACAGCGGAGTTTCCGCGGGAGGCGCCAGCCCTTCAGGGCGTCCATGGCTTGCTCGCCGAGGCAACGGATTCCGGCGTGCGTGCTGTTGTGCCGACGTTGCCGCAGCCCCAGACGCCGGCCGCGGACGGGCGCCCGGGTGGTGCCGCCGGCGCCTTGAGATGCCTTGTCCGCCCAGCACTTCACCTCCGCGTCGCGGGGGCGTAGTCACCGGCAGCACCCATGTTGTGGCGAGCGCCCGGAATGGTGGGTGAGGCCGCCAGCAGCCGACCTGCCGCGTCGGCGATGACCTGCCACGCCGAGCCGGGCTCGTCGGACATGGCGGCGCCGACACGGCTGAGAGCTACCGCGGAGCTGCGCACCGACCGGTGACCGGTCGGTGCGGGCCCGGTCTACCGGTTCGCGGTTTCGCGAGAGGCGATCCGGTTCGTGCGACCGACCGCGCGGCCCACGGCGTTGCGCACCGCGAGGCCCGGCCGGGTGCGGGGCACCATGAGCCTGGAGAGCAGACCGACGCGTCGCTGCCGCGGGCCTACCTCACGGCGGAGCCGCGACTCGTAGGCGGCGAAGGCGCGGGCGTGATCACCGGGATGGGCGGCGAGCTCCTCTGCGAGGGCGTACGCGCCCGCCATCGCCATGCTGGACCCGTCGCCCAGCAGGGCTGTCGCCGCCGCCGCGTCCCCGAGCAGTACGACCCGTCCGCGGGACCACGAGGGCATCCGGATGGTGGTCAGGGGGTCGAAGAACGGAGCCGGGTGGTCGAGGAACGCCGCCACGAGTTCCGGTGCCCGCCACCGCACGTCGGCGTAGGTGTCGGCCACGGTCTGCTTGTGAAGGGCGATGTTCTTGCGGTCGTGGGGCGCTAGCTGTGCGGCCCGGAAGGTGAAGATCGCGAGCGGAGTGGTCCGCGAGGGGTGGAGGACCAGCATCCGGTTCGGCGCGGTCAGCATCGTCATCTCGGTCGGGTCCTCGATGGCGTCGGGTTCCAACGGGACGGTCGCGCCGTACAGGCCCAGGTCGCTCGCGAACTGCCGCTCGGGTCCGAATACCAGGCGCCGTACGGTGGAGTGCATCCCGTCGGCACCGACTATCAAGTCGAAGCGCCGTGGCGCGGACCGCCGGAAGGTGACGTCCACCCCGCCTTCATCCTGGTCGAGAGCGGTGACCGTGTCGTCGAACAAGAACTCGGCCTCGGTCTGCGCCGACCGGTGGAGCACCTCGGACAGGTCGGCTCGGGTCACCTCGACCGTCGGAGCCTTGTCCGAGGTGAGCGGGAGTTGCAGGATCCGCCTGCCGCCGGGGTCGAGCAGGGTCAGTGACCGATTGCGGGTGGCGAGCCCGCGGAGCTGCGGAAGGATGCCCATGCGGTCGGCGACCGGGATCGCGGGCCCCTTCACGACGATCGCGCTACCACCGGAGCGCAGCTGCCGGGCATGTTCGACGACCGTCGGCCGGTATCCATTCTGGGAGAGCCAGTATGCGAGTGCGGGCCCTGCGATTCCGGCACCGACTATCAGCACCTCGGGCTTCTTCATGACGATGACCTCGCGGAGTGTCGATGACCAGGTCCCCGGCGAGTGCCGGGCCGGGTCTCAGGGGGCGGCGGCACCGGGCAGCGCAACCGGGTCAAGGTACGATCAATTTCGTACCTCAGTGGAGCACATCCTTGAGGTACGATGCAAGTCGTACCTGAAGGGAGTGCCGCGTGGCCGGGATGAACCTGGTCGGCCCAGAGGCCGATGCGCTCGATCTGGGTGCGGTATTTCGCGCCCTCGCCGACGAGCACCGTCGTTCGGTGATGACGGAGTTGGCCGCCGACCGCAGCGACAGCGAGCGGGGCTGCAACTCGTTCAATCTTCCGATCTCGAAGCAGACGCAGACCCACCACTTCCGGGTCCTGCGCGAGGCAGGTCTCATTGACGAGATCGACTACGGCAACCGCAAGGGCATCCGACTACGACGCGCGGACATCGAGAAGAGATTCCCCGGGCTGCTCACGCTCCTGGGCGCAGAGTCCCCGGGCGGTACTGCTCCTCGCTGAACACAGCTGAGCACACTGGAAGGAGTCCGAGTCGGCCCTGAGCCGCGAGCTCGACCGGATCCAGCTCGCGCCCGGCTCGCAGGTAGCCGAGCACGACGCGGATACGAATGGATCGGTGTCGCTTCGACCACCGTCCCGCGCTCGTGATCGGCGCCGAGCTCTTCCGCACGCTCCCTCACGCCAACACCCACTGAGGTTTCCTCAACCTGCGTGCGGAGCAAGGCCACTGGGGGTGAGGGCGGGGTCCGGGCGTGGAGAAGCTCCTGTTAGACGGGTGCGTGTCGAGTCCGAGCCGTCCTGCCAGGAGCTTTCCACATGCTTGTCTACCCAGCCGGGGTCGATCTGTCCACCTCCGCTCTGCGCTTCCTCGCCCGTGAGTTGACCGCACGTCGTCTTGCGCAAGGGACACGATGGCGCCGGCTGGCCGCCGGACGGCAGGCGCTGCTCGTGCTGGCTCATCTACGATGCGGCCATACCTACGCCCAGCTCGCCGCCGGATTCGATGTGGGCACCACCACCGCCTACCGGTACATCGCCGAGGCCGTCGACATCCTGGCCGCTCTGGCTCCAACCCTCGCCGAGGCGGTGAGGACAGCCTCCGGCAAGGCGTTCGTGATCCTGGACGGCACGTTGCTGCCGATCGACCGGATCGCCGCCGACCGACCCTTCTACTCCGGGAAACATAAGAAGCACGGCATGAACGTGGAGGTGATCGCCGACCCGGCGGGACGGTTGCTGTGGGCCTCACCCGCGCTGCCGGGATCTGTCCACGACATCAAGGCCGCGCGAACCCACGGCATCATCGGTGCCCTGGCGGGGGCCGGGGTGGAATGCTGGGCCGACAAGGGCTACCGGGGCGCCGCCGGCACCGTGCGAGTTCCCTACTGGCACGTGTTTCAGAAGTGGATCTTGATGTGTCAAGATCCACTTCATGGGGAGGCACGATCTGACGAATGCGCAGTGGGCGAAGCTGGAGCCCCTGCTCCCGGCCGGAAAGAAGTCCGGACGGCCGCCGGTGCACACCAAGCGGCAGCTGATAGACGGCATACGCTGGCGCACCCGCGCCGGTGCTCCCTGGCGGGACGTGCCCGAGCGGTACGGCCCATGGGAAACGGTGTACGGACTGTTCCGGCGTTGGCAGCGGGACGGCACCTGGCACCGCATCTTCGAGCAACTGCAGGCCCGGGCCAGACGCCGAGGGACTGATCACCTGGGACATCTCGGTGGACTCGACCATCGCCCGCGCCCACCAGCATGCGGCGTGCGCCCGCAAAAAGGGGATCTGCAGATCGAGCCGCCAGGTGGTGTCTTCACCGAGCCCGACGACCACGGGCTCGGACGCTCCCGGGGCGGGCTGACCACCAAGCTCCACCTGGCGGTTGAGCAGGCCCAGAAGCCGATGTCGCTGGTGATCACGACCTGCGCAAGCGAGGTATCCGCTGCACGATCCCGGAGAAGCGTGACCAGATCGCCAACCGCCGGAAGCGCGGTTCCCATGGTGGCCGGCCCCCGAAGTTCGACAAGGCCGACTACAAGGAGCGCCACGCCGTGGAGTGCGGAATCAATCGCCTCAAGCGACACCGCGCCGTCGCCACGAGATACGACAAACTCGCCGTCCGCTACGAGGCGACCGTGCTGGTCGCAGCCATCAACGAATGGTTGTGACCAGCATTTTCGAAACACGGCCTAGGACACCAGGGCCATCTACAAGGGTATGGGCGCGGCTGCTCGGTGTCGAAAAGACCGTGATCGAGCGCGGGCAAGCACGGCGAGAGCGAGGCGACGCTGCGCCGGGTGCGGCATCTGTTCGTCAATCGCGCCAACATGCGCACGGCCTTGCGGAAGCTGGTGAACGCCACCTTCGCCGTCCGGGATGAGATGTGGTGGGGCACCGGCATCGCGGGCGCCTCCGACAGCCGCAAGTTCGGCGCCTGGTCCAGCAACCTGATGACCGAGTGGCACCAGCGCTACCGGGGCCCGGGCGTGATGATCTACTGGCACGTGGAGCGGAAATCGGTCTGCATCTACTCCCAGCTCAAGAGCTGTTCGGCCTCCGAGGTCGCCTCGATGATCGAGGGCGTGCTGCGGCACTGCACCGACATGGAGGTGGACCGGCAGTACACCGACACGCACGGCGCCTCCATCGTCGGGTTCGCCTTCGCGTACATGCTCGACTTCAAGCTGATGCCGAGGCTGAAGAACATCGGCTCGGCGAAGCTGTACCGGCCGGCGGCCGGGGAGGACGGCAACTGGCCGAACCTGGGCCCGGTGCTCTCCACCAAGACGATCGACTGGGATCTGATCGCCCAGCAGTACGACCAGATCGTGAAGTACACCACCGCCCTGCGCCTTGGCACCGCCGAGGCCGAGCAGGTCCTGCGCCGGTTCACCCGCGGAGGCCCTAAGCATCCGACGTACCGTGCGATCGAGGAACTCGGGCGGGCAGTGCGTACCTCGTTTGTCTGCGACTACCTCGCCGACGTCGAGATGCGCCGGGAGATCCACGAGGGGTTGCAGGTGGTGGAGAACTGGAACTCAGCGAACAAGGACCTCTTCTACGGTAAGTGCGGCGACCTGGCCGATGCGGACAAGGAGTCCCAGGAGGTCGGCATGCTCGCACTGCACCTGCTCCAGTCCGCGCTGGTGCACGTCAACACGCTGCTCATGCAGGAGGTCTGAGGTTCCCCCGCTGTACGGGGGTGGCTGACTAGCTGGTCAGGGAGGGTTGACGTGGTTTCAGGTTCACTTGTTCGGCCGTTGCCTGGCTGGCGTAATGCTTCTCCTCGTACTCGATCGGGCTGAGGTAGCCGAGCCGTTTCTGGATGCGGCGGGGGTTATAGAAGCCGTCGATGTACTCGAAGAGCGTGAGGTTCGCTTCGGCTCTGGTGGGGAAGACGCGGCCGCGGATGCACTCGGTCTTGATGACCATCCACAGGTTCTCCGCCAGGGCATTGTCGAACGAGTCGCCGACCGAGCCCATGGACGCCTGGATACCGGCCCTGACCAGGCGTGTCGTGAGCTTCACGGACGTGTACTGACAGCCGTGGTCGGCATGGTGAATGAGCTCACCGGGGGCGACTTCGCGGCTGGCCAGGGCATACTCCAGCGTGGTCAGGACCAGATCGGCGTCTGCGCGGGCGGAGGTTTCCCAGGCCACCACCCGGCGGGAGAACGCGTCGCGGATCGCGGACAGCCACAGCGGGCCCTCCTCCGTCGCGATCATGGTCAGGTCCGTGACCCACAGCCGGTTCGGCACGTTCGCGGTGAAGTCGCGTTGCACCAGGTCAGGGGCCGGTTCCGCGTCCGGGTCACGTCGGGTGAAGCCCTTGCCCCGCCGGGGACTGATCCCGGCCAGGCCGGCTTGGCGCATGAGCCGTTCAATGCGTTTGCGGCCGACGTGGATGCCTTCACGCCGGAGGACGGCGTGCACGCGGGGTGAGCCGTAGATCCCGCCGGAGTCGGCGTGGACCTGCCGGATCTTCCCGGTGAGCTCGGCGTCCTGGCGGCGTCGCTTGCATGGCTCCTTCTCGGCCTACTGGCGCCAGCGGTAGTAGGTGGAGGAGGGGATGGAAAGTTCCCGGAGTACGGGCTCGACCCCCAGGTGCGGGTGCGCATCGACGAGCGCGGTCACCTGGGCCGGGTCGGGTCGAGCTGGGCCGCGAAAAAAGCTGAGGCCGTCCGCAGGACCTCGTTCGCCCGCTTGAGCTGGGCATTCTCCTTCCGCAGAGCAGCCAGCTCCTCACGCTCGGCGGTGGTGAGAATGTCGCCTCGCTCACCGGCATCAGCCTCGGCCTGACGGATCCAGTTGCGCAGAGCCTCGTGATGCACCCCGAGTTCCTCTGCCATACGGCGGATGACGGGCTTCGGCTCGGCGGCGCGATACATGCGGACCGCGCGGTCACGCAACTCCAGCGGGTATTTCCTCGGGGCAGGCATCGTCTGGGCTCCTCTCGTGAG is a window of Streptomyces violaceusniger Tu 4113 DNA encoding:
- a CDS encoding FAD-dependent monooxygenase; amino-acid sequence: MKKPEVLIVGAGIAGPALAYWLSQNGYRPTVVEHARQLRSGGSAIVVKGPAIPVADRMGILPQLRGLATRNRSLTLLDPGGRRILQLPLTSDKAPTVEVTRADLSEVLHRSAQTEAEFLFDDTVTALDQDEGGVDVTFRRSAPRRFDLIVGADGMHSTVRRLVFGPERQFASDLGLYGATVPLEPDAIEDPTEMTMLTAPNRMLVLHPSRTTPLAIFTFRAAQLAPHDRKNIALHKQTVADTYADVRWRAPELVAAFLDHPAPFFDPLTTIRMPSWSRGRVVLLGDAAAATALLGDGSSMAMAGAYALAEELAAHPGDHARAFAAYESRLRREVGPRQRRVGLLSRLMVPRTRPGLAVRNAVGRAVGRTNRIASRETANR
- a CDS encoding ArsR/SmtB family transcription factor; the encoded protein is MAGMNLVGPEADALDLGAVFRALADEHRRSVMTELAADRSDSERGCNSFNLPISKQTQTHHFRVLREAGLIDEIDYGNRKGIRLRRADIEKRFPGLLTLLGAESPGGTAPR
- a CDS encoding transposase; translated protein: MPAPRKYPLELRDRAVRMYRAAEPKPVIRRMAEELGVHHEALRNWIRQAEADAGERGDILTTAEREELAALRKENAQLKRANEVLRTASAFFAAQLDPTRPR